One window of the Chryseotalea sp. WA131a genome contains the following:
- the priA gene encoding primosomal protein N': MTSAAPLFEDSSQTRFAEILLPVPIPKFFTYRVPQPLTEKVLPGQRVIVPFGQKKILTGIIVAVHDQPPKEYEAKYILELLDETEIIYEQQFKLYQWMADYYLCTLGEVLAAALPSGLKLSSESMVQLHPQFKEEDSPFDFSEKERMIINHLKNETLSYTQVSKLLGAKSIYSILKSLSSKSAILLFEQVKEKYRPKTEKHIRLQPAFVEKKALEKLFDSLAVKPKQEAVMLKYLQLVPVFSDPDLNQPGIAKARLLDETISDSSLATLIKNNVFEEFEVIVPRFGFDDPIHATPLLLSEAQEKARNEILTAFETKGTALLHGVTGSGKTEIYIDLIKRALEGGNQVLYLLPEIAITTQVVQRLKKVFGSTMGVYHSKFSDNERVEVWNGVLSGKFRFVIGVRSSIFLPFDNLGIIIVDEEHDPSYKQHEPAPRYHARDVALVMAQLHHAKVVLGSATPSLESYYQTKIGKYKLVSLVERFGEAQLPEIVFANISQERKNKTLKGDFTRLLLTEMGDAIAKKEQVILFQNRRGYSPMIQCEDCGWVPKCINCSVSLTYHQYRHAMVCHYCGYKEELPNQCPICSSKRIQTLGYGTEKLEEELKLQFAEAQIMRMDLDTTRSKSGYENIIEGFETGRTNILVGTQMVTKGLDFDKVSLVGVFDADRMMHFPDFRSYERAFQLITQVSGRAGRRNKKGKVIIQTSNPQHPLFQLVLSNDVIGFMEKQLEDRQEHFYPPYSRLIDVTLKHTDKKIAYEMATLLADQFKQRLKTIRLLGPGEPMISKIRNEYLQSIVIKIPRDQGKLGEIKFYLRELAEQLKEKKEYRNGKIVFDVDPA; the protein is encoded by the coding sequence ATGACAAGTGCCGCACCATTATTTGAAGATAGTTCTCAAACTCGGTTTGCAGAAATTCTGTTGCCCGTACCCATCCCAAAATTTTTTACCTACCGCGTGCCGCAGCCGCTTACCGAAAAAGTGCTTCCGGGGCAACGCGTAATCGTTCCGTTTGGCCAGAAAAAAATTCTCACCGGCATTATTGTTGCCGTTCACGATCAGCCGCCCAAAGAGTACGAAGCCAAATATATTTTAGAATTACTGGACGAAACCGAAATCATCTATGAACAACAGTTTAAGTTGTATCAATGGATGGCCGATTATTATTTGTGCACGTTGGGCGAAGTGTTGGCGGCCGCGCTTCCATCAGGGCTAAAATTATCGAGCGAATCGATGGTGCAGCTTCATCCACAGTTCAAGGAAGAAGATTCTCCTTTCGATTTTTCAGAAAAGGAAAGGATGATCATCAATCATTTAAAAAATGAAACACTTAGTTACACACAAGTATCAAAACTACTAGGAGCCAAAAGTATCTACAGCATTTTAAAATCACTGAGCAGCAAGTCGGCCATTTTATTGTTTGAACAGGTAAAAGAAAAATATCGCCCAAAAACCGAAAAACACATTCGGTTGCAGCCAGCATTTGTTGAAAAAAAAGCACTGGAAAAGTTATTTGACTCGCTTGCTGTTAAACCAAAGCAAGAAGCCGTGATGTTGAAGTACTTGCAACTCGTTCCAGTCTTTTCAGATCCAGATCTCAATCAACCGGGGATTGCCAAAGCTAGATTACTAGACGAAACGATTTCCGATTCATCGTTGGCAACACTCATCAAAAACAATGTATTCGAAGAGTTTGAGGTAATTGTTCCGCGGTTTGGTTTTGATGACCCAATTCATGCCACGCCTTTGTTATTGAGTGAGGCGCAAGAAAAAGCGCGCAATGAAATCTTAACTGCCTTTGAAACCAAGGGAACTGCATTGCTGCATGGAGTAACCGGTAGCGGTAAAACAGAAATTTACATCGACTTAATTAAGCGTGCCTTGGAAGGGGGAAATCAAGTGCTGTACCTGCTTCCTGAAATTGCCATCACTACTCAAGTAGTGCAGCGATTGAAAAAAGTTTTTGGAAGCACCATGGGCGTATATCATTCTAAATTTTCGGATAACGAGCGCGTGGAGGTTTGGAACGGTGTGCTTTCTGGAAAATTTAGATTTGTGATTGGTGTGCGTTCCTCCATTTTTTTACCCTTTGATAACCTAGGGATCATCATTGTGGATGAAGAACATGATCCCTCATACAAACAACACGAACCCGCCCCGCGCTACCACGCGCGCGATGTAGCGTTGGTAATGGCGCAACTTCATCATGCCAAGGTGGTACTGGGCAGTGCAACACCTTCACTCGAATCCTATTACCAAACTAAAATAGGCAAGTACAAACTGGTGAGCTTGGTTGAACGGTTTGGTGAAGCTCAATTGCCTGAAATCGTTTTTGCCAACATCAGTCAAGAACGAAAAAACAAAACGCTGAAAGGTGATTTTACGCGGCTGCTTTTAACTGAAATGGGAGATGCCATTGCCAAAAAAGAGCAAGTGATTTTATTTCAAAACAGGCGTGGTTATTCGCCCATGATTCAGTGCGAAGACTGCGGCTGGGTGCCCAAGTGCATCAATTGCTCGGTGAGTCTCACCTATCATCAATATCGCCATGCCATGGTGTGCCATTACTGTGGCTACAAAGAAGAATTGCCCAATCAGTGCCCCATTTGTTCATCCAAAAGGATTCAAACACTTGGCTATGGAACGGAAAAACTAGAGGAAGAATTGAAATTACAATTTGCAGAAGCGCAAATCATGCGCATGGATTTAGATACCACTCGGTCTAAATCAGGTTATGAAAATATCATTGAAGGTTTTGAAACAGGCCGCACTAATATCTTGGTAGGCACTCAAATGGTGACCAAAGGATTGGATTTTGATAAGGTGAGCTTGGTAGGTGTGTTTGATGCCGATCGGATGATGCACTTTCCGGATTTTCGTTCGTACGAAAGAGCGTTTCAACTAATCACGCAAGTAAGTGGCCGGGCGGGGCGAAGAAACAAAAAAGGAAAAGTGATCATTCAAACTTCCAATCCACAACATCCGCTTTTTCAACTCGTGCTCAGCAACGATGTGATTGGTTTTATGGAAAAACAATTGGAAGATAGGCAAGAACATTTTTATCCTCCTTATTCTCGCTTGATTGATGTTACGCTCAAACACACCGATAAAAAGATAGCCTATGAAATGGCTACCCTGCTGGCCGATCAATTTAAACAACGGCTGAAAACAATTCGTCTACTCGGGCCTGGCGAGCCCATGATTTCCAAAATCAGAAATGAATACCTGCAATCAATCGTTATAAAAATCCCACGCGATCAAGGCAAGCTGGGCGAAATCAAATTTTACTTACGGGAGTTGGCGGAGCAACTCAAAGAAAAAAAAGAATACCGCAATGGAAAAATTGTTTTTGATGTCGATCCGGCCTAG
- a CDS encoding thioredoxin domain-containing protein: protein MSSSFSKNRLLHSTSPYLLQHAHNPVDWFEWGEEALTKAQKEDKPILLSIGYSSCHWCHVMAHQSFEDADIAGLMNEHFICIKLDREERPDIDHIYMEAVQAMGQNGGWPLNVFLTPTQKPFFGGTYFPPKNWAQLLIQISKAFKDKRIEIETSANELGAHLTISDLQRFQQKQAGALQKSMADKMFATLESRFDFVWGGIDKAPKFIMPATWLLLLRYHTMTRNSKALEMINLTLKKIAQGGIYDQIGGGFARYSVDGEWFAPHFEKMLYDNGQLLTLYAEAYQLTKDAAYKKVIDQTVEWLQREMMHPQGGFFSALDADSEGEEGKFYTWTWAELQEALKDDIKVAAEFYQIEDTGNWEHGRNILIRADDQFMDADMAERILGINKKLIAYREKKERPGLDDKIVTSWNALTISGLVDCYKAFGDDVFLRLAKNAMRFLEEHLIQNKKLYRSFKGKHSTTTGFLDDHAYLIQAYSHLYQVTFDEGYVDKAKHWCDFTLQEFYDAKEGFFFYTGSSSESLIARKKEIFDNVIPSSNSVMARNLYQLSVLLPNKEWRTMAESMAGKLAHIIESEPVYMSHWGVLALEMINELAEIVVVGKNAKTLRKELHQQYLPFSITLGTSTSSDLPLIKGRESTVDTIYVCYNQTCQLPVHSVGEALSQINHINR from the coding sequence ATGTCGTCCTCCTTTTCCAAAAACCGCCTCCTCCATTCCACCTCACCTTACCTGTTGCAACATGCACACAATCCAGTCGATTGGTTTGAGTGGGGCGAAGAAGCACTAACAAAAGCCCAGAAAGAAGACAAACCCATTTTATTAAGTATTGGCTACTCTAGCTGCCATTGGTGCCATGTGATGGCGCACCAAAGTTTTGAAGATGCCGACATTGCCGGTTTAATGAACGAACATTTCATTTGCATCAAACTTGATCGTGAAGAGCGGCCCGATATCGATCACATTTACATGGAAGCCGTTCAGGCCATGGGGCAAAATGGGGGCTGGCCGCTCAATGTTTTTTTAACGCCCACCCAAAAACCATTTTTTGGCGGCACCTATTTTCCACCAAAAAATTGGGCGCAATTGCTCATTCAAATCAGCAAGGCATTTAAGGACAAGCGAATTGAAATTGAAACGTCAGCCAACGAACTGGGAGCGCACTTAACGATTAGCGACCTGCAACGCTTTCAGCAAAAACAAGCTGGTGCATTGCAAAAATCAATGGCTGATAAAATGTTCGCAACACTTGAATCAAGATTCGATTTTGTTTGGGGAGGCATCGATAAAGCACCGAAATTTATCATGCCCGCTACTTGGTTGCTCTTACTTCGCTACCATACGATGACACGCAACAGCAAGGCATTGGAGATGATCAACCTCACGCTAAAAAAAATTGCGCAAGGTGGCATTTATGATCAGATAGGCGGTGGCTTTGCACGCTATTCGGTGGATGGCGAATGGTTTGCCCCTCATTTTGAAAAAATGCTTTACGATAACGGACAATTGCTGACTTTGTATGCAGAAGCCTATCAACTAACCAAAGATGCGGCTTATAAAAAGGTAATTGATCAAACGGTAGAATGGCTGCAACGCGAAATGATGCACCCACAAGGCGGATTCTTTTCAGCACTGGATGCAGACAGCGAGGGTGAAGAAGGAAAATTTTATACTTGGACCTGGGCTGAACTACAAGAGGCGCTAAAGGATGATATTAAAGTAGCGGCTGAATTTTATCAAATTGAAGATACAGGAAACTGGGAACATGGACGGAACATTTTGATTCGTGCTGATGATCAATTTATGGATGCCGACATGGCCGAACGAATTCTTGGCATCAATAAAAAACTAATCGCATATCGCGAGAAAAAAGAAAGGCCTGGATTGGACGACAAAATCGTTACCAGTTGGAATGCCCTGACCATTAGTGGTCTGGTGGATTGTTACAAAGCATTCGGTGATGATGTATTTCTTAGGCTGGCAAAAAATGCGATGCGTTTTTTAGAAGAACATCTTATCCAAAACAAAAAACTTTATCGGTCTTTTAAAGGCAAGCATTCGACCACCACAGGATTTTTAGATGACCATGCCTATTTGATTCAAGCCTATTCACATTTATATCAAGTAACATTTGATGAAGGATATGTTGACAAAGCAAAACATTGGTGTGATTTTACTTTGCAGGAATTTTATGATGCGAAGGAGGGTTTCTTCTTTTATACCGGCAGCTCATCAGAGTCGCTGATTGCCCGCAAGAAAGAAATATTTGATAACGTAATCCCATCGTCCAATTCAGTTATGGCGCGCAATCTTTATCAATTAAGCGTTTTGTTACCAAACAAAGAATGGAGAACAATGGCGGAAAGTATGGCTGGCAAATTGGCCCACATCATTGAATCCGAACCGGTGTACATGTCGCATTGGGGCGTGTTGGCATTAGAAATGATAAATGAATTGGCTGAAATAGTGGTGGTAGGCAAAAATGCCAAGACTTTGCGAAAAGAGTTGCATCAGCAATATCTTCCGTTTTCAATCACCTTGGGAACATCCACTAGTAGTGATTTGCCCTTGATCAAAGGACGAGAATCAACCGTTGACACGATTTATGTTTGCTACAATCAAACCTGTCAGTTGCCCGTTCATTCGGTTGGCGAAGCATTGTCTCAAATTAACCACATAAACAGATAG
- a CDS encoding alpha/beta hydrolase yields the protein MQGKILLLTMFLYSCSTMKRPELYTQTEYWKKYNDYLPKDLQYKDTNLPVETYWKWKNFSIHIDKMNADDSPVKVIILHGAGGNGRVIGFFGNYLNKLGYEYLAPDLIGYGLTKNPNKINIKYDEWVNCVSDLVDEEYRKDKKPIVLFGLSVGGMLAYQVASKNSRIKGIIVTTLADPREQKVRDDLSKNKFLSRIGLPIGSFTKPISDHLSLPIKWLSKMDRITNDKDFSKVFSQDRFAGGSKVRLRFLRTYMTFKPAKEPEQFDDCSVLFLQPEKDTWTTLETSKPFFDKIKSEKKLVILENCGHAPYEEPGLTTMKIEIQKFLNEQNNCRQ from the coding sequence ATGCAGGGAAAAATTTTACTTTTGACAATGTTTTTATATTCTTGCTCAACAATGAAACGACCAGAACTTTATACTCAAACAGAATACTGGAAAAAGTACAATGACTATTTACCTAAAGATTTACAATATAAGGACACGAACCTGCCGGTTGAAACATATTGGAAGTGGAAAAATTTCAGTATTCACATAGACAAAATGAACGCAGACGACTCACCTGTGAAAGTGATTATTCTACATGGTGCGGGCGGAAATGGCAGAGTAATTGGCTTTTTTGGTAATTACCTGAATAAACTTGGATACGAGTATTTAGCACCCGATTTAATCGGCTATGGACTTACAAAAAACCCAAACAAAATAAATATTAAGTATGACGAATGGGTAAATTGTGTTTCCGACCTTGTTGATGAAGAATATCGGAAGGACAAAAAGCCAATCGTTTTATTTGGGTTAAGCGTTGGTGGAATGTTGGCTTATCAAGTTGCAAGTAAAAATTCAAGAATTAAAGGAATAATTGTAACAACATTGGCAGACCCAAGAGAACAAAAAGTAAGAGACGACTTGTCAAAGAATAAGTTTTTGAGTCGAATTGGGCTACCTATTGGAAGTTTTACAAAACCAATTTCTGACCATTTAAGTCTGCCAATTAAATGGTTAAGTAAGATGGACAGAATTACAAACGATAAAGATTTCTCAAAGGTTTTTTCACAAGACCGATTTGCAGGTGGAAGCAAAGTAAGACTTCGCTTTTTAAGAACTTATATGACTTTCAAACCCGCCAAAGAACCTGAACAGTTTGACGATTGCAGCGTTTTGTTCCTTCAACCTGAAAAGGACACATGGACAACACTTGAAACCAGTAAACCGTTTTTTGACAAAATTAAAAGTGAGAAGAAACTAGTTATACTTGAAAACTGTGGACATGCTCCGTATGAAGAACCTGGTCTGACTACGATGAAAATAGAAATACAAAAGTTTTTAAACGAGCAAAATAACTGCCGCCAATAA
- a CDS encoding DinB family protein, producing MKLNTETASIGFIYRHIGETMNLFGYFLGVPPNIQNTTMGQQDIGQDYEIETSKLYIDIGYKMLENLIDTSKDEDWSLTTDTPFFGTVSRMRLFSHILFHNSHHAGQISLTLSRGRALSTELRIK from the coding sequence ATGAAGTTAAATACTGAAACTGCCTCTATCGGATTTATTTATAGGCATATTGGAGAAACTATGAATTTGTTTGGCTACTTTCTTGGTGTTCCGCCCAATATTCAAAATACTACGATGGGACAGCAAGACATAGGGCAGGACTATGAAATTGAAACAAGTAAATTATATATTGATATAGGATATAAAATGCTTGAAAATTTAATAGACACTTCCAAAGATGAGGATTGGTCTTTGACGACTGACACACCATTTTTTGGAACAGTTTCCAGAATGCGACTTTTCTCACATATTCTTTTCCATAACTCTCATCACGCAGGACAAATTTCTTTGACTTTATCAAGAGGACGAGCATTATCGACCGAATTAAGAATAAAGTAA
- a CDS encoding IS4 family transposase — protein sequence MYSGKYVFSQISLYLPSRIFDRCVDRYKGNRYVKHFTCWNQLMCMMFGQLCGRDSLRDLLVSIIPHKAKFYHLGFGKSVTRSNLQLANEQRDYRIFEEFAYAMIDRARSCPLPDADFTLEIAGPVYAFDSTLIDLCLSVFWWAEFRTTKAAVKIHTLIDVKTSIPCFVHITDGATHDVHGLDVLKYETGGFYVLDRGYVDFKRLFKINQCGAYFVTRAKENLDFVRVSSRKVKKKKGVLCDQTINLKGFHSSEKYPVPLRRIRFIDKETEKRFVFITNNFTLAPEDIALLYKYRWKIELFFKWIKQHLKVKSFWGTSPNAVKVQIYTAIITYCSIVIVKSKLKSTRSNYEILQILSVALLDKIPLKELLSNPNYQDVKEQNYIQLNFDLF from the coding sequence ATGTACTCTGGCAAATATGTTTTCTCTCAGATAAGTCTCTATTTGCCCTCGCGGATATTTGACCGTTGCGTGGACCGTTACAAAGGAAACCGATATGTAAAACATTTCACGTGTTGGAACCAGCTGATGTGTATGATGTTCGGTCAACTCTGTGGACGGGATAGCCTTCGGGATCTGCTCGTCAGCATAATCCCGCACAAGGCAAAGTTCTACCATTTGGGTTTTGGAAAAAGTGTGACCAGGTCAAACCTGCAACTTGCAAACGAGCAAAGGGACTACAGGATCTTTGAGGAATTTGCTTACGCGATGATCGATCGGGCAAGATCATGTCCGTTGCCCGATGCTGATTTCACTTTGGAAATCGCTGGACCTGTTTACGCCTTTGATTCAACGCTCATCGATTTATGCCTTAGCGTTTTCTGGTGGGCTGAATTCCGCACAACAAAAGCGGCTGTTAAAATCCATACCCTCATTGATGTAAAAACTTCCATCCCATGCTTTGTCCATATCACTGATGGTGCAACCCATGATGTCCATGGCCTGGATGTCCTAAAATACGAAACAGGCGGTTTTTACGTACTGGATCGAGGATATGTAGATTTTAAAAGGTTATTTAAGATCAATCAATGCGGGGCATACTTTGTAACGCGTGCCAAGGAGAACTTGGATTTTGTTCGCGTTAGTTCACGTAAAGTGAAAAAGAAAAAAGGTGTTCTCTGTGACCAGACCATCAATCTCAAAGGCTTCCATTCTTCAGAGAAATATCCAGTGCCTCTTCGCAGGATAAGGTTTATCGACAAGGAAACAGAAAAACGGTTCGTTTTCATTACCAACAATTTTACGCTTGCCCCAGAAGACATCGCGTTGCTTTACAAGTATCGATGGAAGATCGAACTTTTCTTCAAATGGATAAAGCAACACCTGAAAGTGAAATCCTTTTGGGGAACTTCACCTAATGCAGTAAAGGTTCAAATCTATACCGCCATCATCACCTATTGTTCAATAGTGATCGTGAAAAGCAAACTCAAATCAACTCGTTCGAATTACGAAATATTGCAAATTCTCAGCGTTGCCTTGCTCGACAAAATCCCTTTGAAGGAACTCCTGTCAAACCCAAATTATCAAGATGTCAAAGAACAAAACTATATTCAATTAAATTTCGACCTGTTTTAA
- a CDS encoding DUF4411 family protein, whose amino-acid sequence MVTNYSQIVTWANSRSGHYFPTAIAEFLDADEADAWLVAYAHADRGNRIIVTHEKS is encoded by the coding sequence GTGGTTACGAATTATAGCCAAATCGTAACGTGGGCAAATTCCAGAAGTGGTCATTATTTCCCGACAGCTATAGCTGAATTTCTTGATGCCGATGAAGCTGATGCCTGGTTGGTCGCATATGCTCATGCAGATAGAGGTAATAGAATAATTGTGACTCACGAAAAAAGTTAA
- a CDS encoding DUF4411 family protein yields the protein MSVYLVDSNFFIQAHRANYPLDVATSFWDKVRQLAEKQKIISIDKVKKEIYRHQDDLKTWCENNLPVGFFKDTTGGGYEL from the coding sequence ATGAGCGTCTACCTTGTCGATAGTAACTTTTTTATTCAGGCGCATCGGGCTAACTATCCATTGGACGTTGCTACAAGCTTTTGGGACAAAGTGAGACAACTAGCTGAAAAACAAAAAATAATAAGCATTGACAAGGTAAAAAAGGAAATCTACCGCCATCAGGACGATTTGAAAACATGGTGTGAGAATAATTTACCCGTTGGTTTTTTCAAAGACACTACGGGGGGTGGTTACGAATTATAG
- a CDS encoding ImmA/IrrE family metallo-endopeptidase, with protein MNTGVNIRPDIITWAIQRAGYELQDFIAKFPTVTDWLEDRKQPTVKQLERFSHKVHLPFGYLFLAEPPIERLPIPFFRTNQKGRPTENVSVNVYDTIMLMQQRQGWLRDYLEDNDNESLPFVGKYSNNQNVAEIVADIRRVLGLENEWASSFQKLETAIDHLTQKIEDAGIIVVFNGVVENNTSRPIKVDECRGFVLVDKTAPFMFVNNADGKAAQLFTMVHELAHIWTGHSAGFDFRQLLPANDPTEILCDKVAAEFLVPEVSFSRIWSERADIAYVAKYFKVSQIVIARRALDLGKINKTSFFNFYNNYVNQLQYKKESQVGGGDFYATTKKRLSLSFAARINQAVKTNQLLYRDAYKLTSLKGDTYKRFFDKHFLVDERLPCR; from the coding sequence ATGAACACAGGGGTAAACATTAGACCGGACATCATTACGTGGGCTATCCAGCGTGCTGGTTACGAATTGCAGGACTTTATCGCAAAATTTCCGACTGTTACTGACTGGCTAGAAGACCGAAAACAACCGACTGTGAAGCAATTGGAGAGGTTCTCTCACAAAGTTCATTTACCTTTTGGCTACCTTTTTCTAGCCGAACCACCAATAGAAAGACTCCCAATCCCGTTCTTCAGGACCAATCAAAAAGGCAGACCTACTGAAAATGTTAGTGTAAACGTGTACGACACAATTATGCTAATGCAACAAAGACAAGGTTGGCTTCGGGACTATCTAGAAGATAACGACAATGAAAGCCTTCCTTTTGTTGGCAAATATTCCAATAATCAGAATGTTGCTGAAATCGTTGCCGACATTAGAAGAGTGCTTGGACTTGAAAATGAATGGGCAAGTTCTTTCCAAAAACTAGAAACTGCAATTGACCATTTAACGCAAAAAATTGAAGATGCAGGAATAATTGTTGTCTTTAATGGAGTAGTGGAAAATAACACAAGTCGCCCAATAAAAGTAGATGAATGTCGAGGTTTTGTGCTTGTCGATAAAACTGCCCCTTTTATGTTTGTAAATAATGCTGACGGAAAAGCGGCTCAATTGTTTACGATGGTTCATGAACTTGCTCACATCTGGACTGGGCATAGTGCTGGTTTTGACTTCAGACAGTTACTTCCAGCAAATGATCCAACAGAAATACTTTGTGACAAAGTAGCAGCAGAATTTTTGGTTCCTGAGGTTTCTTTCAGTCGCATTTGGAGTGAACGTGCTGACATTGCATATGTTGCAAAATATTTCAAAGTAAGTCAAATTGTAATTGCGCGTAGGGCTTTGGATTTGGGAAAGATTAATAAGACTTCTTTCTTCAATTTTTACAATAATTACGTCAATCAACTGCAATACAAAAAAGAAAGTCAAGTAGGTGGTGGAGACTTCTATGCAACTACAAAGAAAAGATTGAGTCTCTCATTTGCAGCTCGGATAAATCAAGCAGTCAAAACAAATCAATTATTATATCGTGATGCTTATAAACTCACAAGTTTGAAAGGAGATACTTATAAAAGGTTTTTCGATAAACATTTTTTAGTAGATGAGCGTCTACCTTGTCGATAG
- a CDS encoding peptidase: protein MICTISDFEGSLHNEVSLPKKYTDYLREEKFGYFPFPIKWIDEKWLINIDGKEIPLGSEILAINDIDVYKIIPELYKYYTTDGKNSTGKRVGLMKNFPKYYRLNFGLSQNFTVSYFKPNSKQIETKNIESVGYKKYYENFWSIHSIPLDKFYFADLKENQKYKYKQVDSLTGILTVHTFNLGNETTIEHSLYQRFLDSTFVEIKTKGIKNLIVDVRNNGGGTDPNDLITYSYLTNRNFQENKEAWISFKKIPMLKYIDHNAPRLIRPLFVGKFNKEFKTIFPKEQNNKFYQDENSDDHKIRKPNQNAFNGNVYLLTSPRIASAGSLFAAMLAGNENTITIGEETMGGYYGHNGHTPLSYKLPKSRLLITFSVVNLEQDVPKKENQKYDRGIIPDYEVIQTFDDFLNNTDTQINFTLDLIRKNKN from the coding sequence TTGATATGTACTATTTCAGACTTTGAAGGAAGTCTTCACAACGAAGTTTCTTTACCCAAAAAATATACTGATTACTTACGAGAAGAAAAATTTGGATATTTTCCATTTCCGATAAAATGGATTGATGAAAAATGGCTTATAAATATTGATGGCAAAGAAATTCCTTTGGGTTCAGAAATTTTGGCTATTAACGACATAGATGTTTATAAAATCATCCCTGAACTTTACAAATACTACACGACTGACGGAAAAAATTCAACAGGTAAAAGAGTCGGTTTAATGAAAAATTTCCCAAAGTATTATCGACTTAATTTTGGATTATCTCAAAATTTCACGGTAAGCTATTTTAAACCAAATTCAAAACAGATAGAAACTAAAAATATTGAAAGCGTTGGCTACAAAAAATACTATGAAAATTTTTGGAGTATACATTCAATACCATTAGACAAATTTTATTTTGCTGATCTGAAAGAAAATCAAAAGTATAAATACAAGCAAGTGGATTCACTTACAGGAATTCTCACTGTTCATACTTTTAATTTAGGAAACGAAACGACAATCGAACATAGCCTATATCAAAGATTTTTAGATAGCACATTTGTTGAAATTAAAACAAAAGGCATTAAAAATTTAATCGTTGATGTCCGCAACAATGGAGGCGGAACTGACCCCAATGATTTGATTACATACTCTTACTTGACTAACAGAAATTTCCAAGAGAACAAGGAAGCGTGGATTAGTTTCAAGAAAATCCCAATGTTAAAATATATTGACCACAATGCCCCAAGATTAATTAGACCATTATTTGTTGGAAAATTTAATAAGGAATTTAAAACTATTTTCCCAAAGGAGCAAAACAATAAATTTTATCAAGATGAAAATTCGGACGACCATAAAATTAGAAAACCAAATCAAAATGCCTTCAATGGAAATGTTTACTTATTAACCAGTCCGAGAATAGCATCGGCAGGTAGTCTTTTTGCTGCAATGCTTGCTGGAAATGAAAACACCATAACAATTGGAGAAGAAACAATGGGAGGATATTATGGTCATAACGGACATACGCCTTTGAGTTATAAACTACCAAAATCAAGACTTCTTATTACATTTTCAGTTGTAAATTTAGAACAAGATGTTCCTAAAAAAGAAAACCAAAAATACGACAGAGGAATTATTCCAGACTATGAAGTCATTCAAACATTTGACGACTTCTTAAATAATACTGACACACAAATAAATTTTACATTGGATTTAATAAGAAAAAATAAAAACTGA